A stretch of Pseudomonas sp. LS.1a DNA encodes these proteins:
- a CDS encoding PLDc N-terminal domain-containing protein: MTEPVTYFWIAVAAIILLVDLWAIVSVFRSDKSEVTKAMWALLLLALPVVGLAIWGVLGPRGIKRGTGPSSPEHSKG, encoded by the coding sequence ATGACCGAGCCTGTGACGTATTTCTGGATCGCCGTTGCGGCGATCATTCTGTTGGTCGATCTGTGGGCCATCGTCAGTGTTTTTCGCAGCGACAAGTCCGAGGTGACGAAGGCGATGTGGGCGCTGCTGCTGTTGGCGCTGCCTGTTGTCGGCCTGGCCATCTGGGGTGTGCTCGGGCCGCGTGGAATCAAACGCGGCACGGGGCCATCTTCGCCTGAACACAGCAAGGGATAG